Within Coffea arabica cultivar ET-39 chromosome 4e, Coffea Arabica ET-39 HiFi, whole genome shotgun sequence, the genomic segment AGAGCGTGTGGCTGTTAACCACAAGGTCGAAGGTTCAACCCCTTCCTCTAGCGTATTTCCCTTTTTTCCTACCCCCAACAGTACTGTGTCACGATCAAACGCCTGCAAAATCAGATAAGAGGAATAAGGGCCACAAGCAAATTCCAAAAGGAGCATCCTAACTATCCAATCCACTATATCCATCTCAATAGAAtatatccctttttttttttaaaaaaaaaaaacttccccTAAACGAAAGATGGGAATTCTGGAACTGAATTCAGGTGCCCGCTTAGCAGCTTCTTTCTCAGTGTCGTCTCACAGCTTGAAGAGCAGTAACTTTTTTCCAGCTCCTACCAATGCCAGAACTTGTGCAAGGTTCCAAGGCGCGGATAAGCAGCACCTCAACTTGAACTTGTCCAAAGGAAAAATCAGAGCTGTTGGGTCTTCTGCTCCAGATAGCCAATCAGCCGAGACCAGCACAACTTCACATGAGCCTCCTGCAGTCAACTTTGCATTCGTTAGCGTGAGTCACTTCACCTGTGGGACTTCACAGTTCATAATAccccttcttcttttttaatcGATCATTTCTAATTAGTGGCAGTATACTATATTGTGATTTTGTGGTTAGTCAGTTTTGCTTCCTGATGGAACACCTGACGTGCATTTTCGCAAAGCTTGCGGGGGCCAGAAACTCAGAGACATAATGCTTGATTCTAATGTTGAGTTGTATGGACCATATGCAAGTCCCTTTCactctccctttctttttctttttcttttttttttttaacttttaataGTAGAAGAGTAAAATTGAGAAAGATAAAACTAGATTACAATTATTTTTCTTGCTTAATGTTTCTCATGATGCTTAGCCATATTAGttatttatttgttgttttggtTCTTTTGACGACATATATAGGCAAGACCTTTGCTAAATTGTGGTGGAGGAGGAACCTGTGGGACGTGCATTGTGGaggtgaagatgatcaatatataatttcactttttagtttttcttaCGACTAGAGTTTAGTTAGTAATTTGTGATGTCATTAAGCATATAGCGAAGAAGACTATTTAGCTTGTTAACCTGTGGTCCTCTATCAAAAGAAGATCTGCAGCTATATCCATGAAACCAATCaggtttcttttttatttccccCCTTTTGTtcatgagaatttttttttttttatgtgtatTTTGTTCAGGTTGTTGAAGGGAGAGAGCTATTAAGCCCTCGCAcggagaaagagaaagaaaagctcaaacgggtttcttttctttccttaacaATCATTACAAGTCCAAGAAGAGTaggatcttttcttttctttttttcaaatggaAGAAGAgtaggattttttttaaaaaaaagtttacaAAGAAGGAATTGGGATTATTAGAAATAGAGGAATCAACAAGATTGCCCTCCTAATGTTAACTCCACTTAGCACTGATGTGATGCTGCAAATTGCAGAATCCAAGAAATTGGAGACTTGCTTGTCAAACCACCGTTGGCAAACCAGATTCGACGGGGCTGGTTCGTAATCTCTCCCTCTCGGCTACTGTATTAGACttttatatgtatatgtgtatatatatatatattatatagtgCATTGCATCCGCTTCAATGGCACCTCCACCCACCTGGAAGCTAGGCGCTAGCTACTACTGTAGGagtatttgttttctttctcaCGTAAATGCATCAATGCTTATTTTAAGTCAAAGTACGTTTCAAAAATGCAATTTCTAAGCTAAGAATTGATATGCTTAACACGAACCTCGATGCTTTTAGTTAAAAATCATGCCATGCCGAGTCTCTTCCTCGCCTCTTTCCCTGTCGGAGGGGAGTCCATCTTATGTTTTCTTTGGACATATTTTAACAAATCTTCATCAGTTCTCTTCTGTTGATTTTTCTGGGTGAATGCCCAACTCTTATGTCAGGTAAATGGGTCCTTCTACATCATAATGGCACAATTCAGATACACGGAAGCCCGTCGAATTTTGCCAGATGAAATTAGTTCAAtctaaaaagaacaaaaaggaaaacaaatcaacTTATAATCTTCAAAATCGTGGCTCGTCATcacaaatattttcattttctgAATGATTTAAATGGAAGTCAGACATCCAGTTTCTTGGTCGTCCCATGAGAATTaaaaacttttcattttgctCGTGCACTTGCTCTGCAGGTTGTGATTCAGCAACTACCTGAATGGAAAATGCACGAATGGAATTATGGGAAGCAGCCACCCCCAGAAGATGCATCTTGTTACTTCTTATGATTTTGCAAATTATAATTGGTGTTTGTTAAGAATTTCCCCTGGATGATCTGTAACACTACATATACTCTGGGTTGCAAAATCTCCGACTTTACACAGAACAAAAAGGTGGCCCAAGCAGATACGCAGAAGAACCGGCAAAATAGTGAGAGTAAATAATCTCTATATAGGGAGCCTTGATCCAATTTCATTTTACCCtcgtgtttttttttccttttccttttattgtGTTTCTTCCTAGCCTAGCAGGCTTCTGCTTCATCAAAGCCAATTGTGCCGCCTTAGCATTGCTCAATGCAGCCTGGCAGACTAATTCTGTCAATACATTGGCTCTCcctgcccttttttttttttgtgtttttttggcTTTCCATGCTTGTGTAGCATGTCAAGACTTgcataaaatattataatactTTAATCTGTGGGTGATGCATATTAATAattttatcttgattttggaaacactaCTTAGACCAATAAAATTCGGCTTAAGGATTTGTAGCCGGAGGGCAAATAGAAGGAATTTGGCTTTAAGGATTGGTAGCCAAAGGGCAAATAGGAGGGCAAATATGTAGTAGTAATTCTTAATGTACAAATTAGTACGAGTCCATTAagaaaaaatctggaaatttttccaacGAGAAAGGATGGCCGGATGAGATTGGTTCcttttcttgcttctttttcTATAGCAGCTAAAGGTAACAATTCGTGTTAAACGAAGCATTGAAGGGTGAAGGATCATGTCTAAACTGGACCTTATTCATAAGCACTAATTGGGAGGAAACGCTCTATCCAGAGAGAAAAAGATTATGAAACTGGTTGCGAAAGCAAAATTTTTATTGACTTTCATAATCACACTATTGCAAAAAATGCATAACGAATCTTCTATCACGCTTTCTTTTTGTCACTCTTTgttccattttttattattttactatttcttcttcataaaCAACATATTTTAGTTCATTCTTGTTTTCCTAAGATCCAATAACCATTCCCTGATTTAATAACGTAATACAACAATACATTCATACTTAATTCCTGCTACTCAATCCCAATTGCAATGGATTTATTCAATCCAAGTTTTTGTTCATTTGTTGATAAAATATTGTAAATGTTACAGTAGCATagcatttatatataaatacgTGTGAATAAGCATTAAAAGTTTCAAATTCCTTACAGCAGGAGGAAATTTGATCATCAAGGCTGCTAGTGACAGTAGCGTAAGAATGCGGTACACTTATTCTCTTCAATGTTTCTCTCTTTGATTTTCTTCTGATACATTTTTGTGCTTTGCTTTCTGAGTCTTAAGAACAGCAAACCTAATTTGATAGCCTAATACAATAGGACATTATATTTAATTTCTGCAGCTCAATTCCAATTTCAATTGATCTATTTAATCTGTGTTTTTTGCTGTTTGTTGATAAAATATTGTAGATATTACAGTAATTATGTTAGACATGCATACTTTTTGATAGATcccatcttcttctttttttttttttttttttttgtagttgaaCGTGGATCTTTTGATGACCTTCTAGTCTATTTTATtgctttttattgaacgaaacttaCCCATTTGCGGAATTAGGCGTGTAGGTGCTACATAATTGATATTCACGGACTTTATCTGCAGGCTTCAAAGGTTGAAATATCATCCTTTCGTTTCAAAAGATAAGAAGACAACTCTTGGCAGAAATGGATTCATAGCTACACACCAAGAATGAAAAGCAAAGAATAGCACAAATTTGgccatactttttttttttttttttgtaatggtttttTGTTGGGGAGAGAAAACCAACGGAATAATGACAAATTGTCATAATTTAAACAACGCTAACAAGAGGAGCATGGTCATGCTGCATGAACACATAGCCATAGATGACACCGGCCAAGCCACCACCAATGAGGGGTCCAACCCAGTAAATCCAGTTGCCGCTGAAGTTACCGCTCGCCACGGCCGGTCCAAAGGAGCGAGCTGGGTTCATTGATCCACCGGAGAATGGTCCGGCGGCCAAGATGTTGGCACCGACAATGAAACCGATGGCAATTGGGGCAATGACACCCAGTGAACCCCTCTTTGGATCAGCTGCCGTGGCATAGACTGTGTAAACCAAAGCAAAGGTGGTGATGATTTCCATCACAACTCCTTGAAGTGCTCCTACCCCGGCGGCAACACTGTGGATTGGAATAGCCTGACAAAATTCACCACAAAATTACATTAGAAAAGGCATCTATAATTTCGAAACACACTAATTACGGACGTTAGAAATGGAACTTACCAAGCCTCCAGTGACAACTTTGAGAAGGTAGGAAGCCACAATTGCGCCCAAAAGTTGAGCAATCCAGTATAGGAGACCGGTGAGGATGGTGATTTGACCCCCCAGAGCCAAACCGAAAGTAACGGCGGGGTTGACGTGGCCGCCGGAGATGTTGGCTGCAATGGCGACTGCAACAAAGAGAGCAAAACCATGGCAAACTGCGACTGCCACAAGCCCAGAAGGATCAAGAGCCGCGTCTGATGTCAGTTTGTCTGCCACAAATCACAATTTATGTAAACAAGCTAGTCAAGAGATTATAAGCAAGCCATAAATGGCCTTAGTGACCAACTCAAATCTGCATGGGCATGCATGGGATGAGGACTCCATACTAGGTTTTTTGGGTCATTGAGATGCATTGAATGATTGTAGGGAACATTAATAACACTATCAGGTGTGTGCTATTATCGCTGCTAAAGATCAATGTTATCTGTTAAAAATGCATTTctctttttcatctttttcttgAACGTTAAAATTGACTAGGCTTGTGTGATAATCTAGAAACTAGAAAGTAAAGGTACATAAGGAAGCTTATTTACTGTAGGCCATGGCTGAACCAACTCCGGCGAAGACGAAAACCAATGTGGAGATGAATTCAGCAAGATATGCCTTGAGAGACCCTACACTAAATGAATCATCAAACCGTCcgaaagcaattccagccattcctttttttttttttttttccttttgcttttggGGGGTGGTTGGGGAAGAAGGGGGAGGAAGAGGAAGATAAGCCTGAGAGTTGAGAGCGGCGGAAGGCTGGAGCTAGATGTAGGAAATGGATAGAAAGCTTTCAGATGACAAAGCTACCTTTTCTGTCTCACGTACAAATATATATACTAAACACgtacaaataaaataaaggtATTTGGATAGCAAATTATTCGTGAGTTTTGTTCCTGTAGCACATGCCATTTGCCAAATTCTAAACCCAACCGATAATCATTTATGTATGTAGTAAAGATTAAGTAGTAGTAGTTGGATTATGTACTTGATGATAATGTGACTGCTGGGTCATCGATATTGGATTGGGATCCCGAGCTCCGGATGACTGTTTTCCTCGTTAGAAGATGAGAGGAATATGCTGTGTACAATTAATCCATGCATTTGCGAACAAGGGCTGTGTACATACATTTCTTGCAATCCTCCTAGCTGTCCTTGACTAACATGCCTTGGATGCAATTGTCAGGAATGATGCATCCATGTGAACCGACCAATAGGAGAGGAGGCTAATGGTGAATGTCCCTTTTGGGGCCCCCCCCTTTCCCTCCCtttgtgataaaaaaaaaaggaactaagtcaaataatgacacagagagaaaaggaaaggaagaaagaaagaaagtggtTTCCGGCATGAGTTAACTTTGCGCCAAAAAGTGGACCGACCATTACTTTTTGAAGAGGTAGGGATGATTGATTGAGGAGGACTGAGTTGCTCAAAAATGTGTGGATGAGAATGGAGTAGGATTACTAATTACTATTTGCTAGCATCTAATTTTTGTTGCTTAATTATTGCAATGCACACGTACGTACTTTCAAGGGGTACGTTTGATCAATGTAATTGATCAATTCTAAGATGGGATTGGGAGGAATCTTGTGAGGAGTTGTTGGCATATTTGGAGGTTTTGGCTCCATCGTGGAAGATATTAATTGTTGTACTAAAAATGGGCTTAATCATTTACGTATGTTGATGCATGGTTCAACATGTCCAATTGAAGAATTGAAGCATTTTGTTTTCGTTAGTGGAGGGAGGGAGGGTTCACATGATTCCTTTTGTCCTCTGGGACTGCATCAGAATGTTGTTAGTGACGACGTATTGACAACTCCAATTCATCAAATACTACTATTCCACGTACGTTTATTCACTTCACTACTATATATTACTGTGGCCTTAttccaaatttggtagtatcgATCAAATTGGAAAGTCTTGTGTCCTCATATGATATGAGATGGTGGGGCTGGTAATTAAAATGAATTAGCACTAAACTTCCAACTTAGTAGAATGTGCACTTAATAGGTATGCCATACAAAATCTCTACAACTTGTATCCAATCGCGCTATCATTCATCTGCGCACTCGCAAAAGGGAATTGTCGACTTTTGCTTTTACACTTTCTGGCGCATGAATTGCCATCGCCACAAGCTTTGTGAGTTAGTTCAACGGTACCACCCAATGGCCGTGCTCTTCTTATCATCTCAGAAGGGCACCAATACCACCTTTAAGCCTGAATAAGGGCGTTCACGTAAAAGAACCTTAGACTTTCACACTTTTGGGCCTAGTGACTTTCACGGCTTTTGAAGGTTGTTCGGGgatctaggtttatttacacaaAAGTCTGAGTTTCTCAGCTTGGAAAAAGACTGCTAAGGCAATAAATATGTAATGGACAAAGAGTAATCATTAGTGTCCGTCCACATTCTTTGAAAATTGACAAACCCATTTAAAATGCCGGTCGTTTTCAAAGCGTCTCCTTGAAAACAAACTGAAATCCCGTTTCTTTGATACAATCGGGCCAAGATCCATATCGAGTGATATTTCTTAACAGAAATCAAGTACTTGCAAAAAAATGATCTAGATTCTTTTGGTTTCATTAAAGAATTTTCCAATAAGCAATGGATATTGGTGCAAGTAGAAGACAGGAAGAGGCTTGCATCTCTTATCGATGAGATCTCGGATTCGAAACTCTTGGGAATAGAAAAAATAATGTTGGGAGAGTTTTCCCTGCAAGGGGCCGATCCTACTCGAATAGAATTAGTCGCAGATCGTAAAACGGATGCGAACACCTGTGGGTtatacctaaaaaaaaaaaaaaaaaagaactttccAATAGGGGTCTAATTTGATACACACATTACAAttacatttattttttaaattatagagtgcatttttttttttcaaatttaagtTCACTTTTCCAGAATGTTAGTACTTGCTCGTGACCTATCTTTGCCCGTTACGCAATCCCGTGACACTACTGATCAGGTAGACCAAGCCAGCGTTCGTCTGCTTCTTATGCTGCAATTAGAACGGGACATTGGCATGTACCAACTCTATTTCATATTTATGGTCAGAGCTTGATTAGATTCTCAAGTTCTTAACCTATCTGTTGAGTATTTTTTGAACTTATATAGTTCCAATGTATATAAAcagaaatagtgaatagtgATGGACTGATGGGATGGAACCTTGTACTTGGCGATCACGACCAAAACTCCAACCTATCAACCCTACAGCGTAGAAAGCTTCTGGTTCTGGAGGGAGGCGTGGTGCAGCGGCTGATACGTTAAAATGATAGATAGGCAGCATTAAAAGGGGTTGTTGGCTATACCGCAACGTCGCAATTAAGAGCTTAATAGAGAGAGAGCCAGGAGAAATTTAGGCATTATCCGACCACCATCAAGTACTAATTGGAcgttcttttcttttattctttcctTTTGGATCAGAAAAGTTCTTTTCTATGTCAGGCGAGAACGGAAAACACAAAACTCTCAAGAAAGGAATTTTTTGTCCAATGATCTTAAACATGGGCAGAGCCAGATAAGAAAATCGAGGTTAATGAATCCCAAGTTTTTTCTACTTTCAGTTTTTGCAGctagattttgaagaaatttgtcTTTTAGGATATATATCAGAGGCAACTGCGATTAGAATTTATTAGAGACCAAGAGACGACAGAATTTCCATATTCAGGTACTTTGGGGTCAGTGAGGCCTTAGTTTGGTTACGCAACAGAAAGTGATTATCTGATATCCAGACTCGGGATAAAAATCCCAATTGGCAAAAATCTTAATTTTAGTTCTTACTGGTGTATGAGTTCTTGTTCATATGTAAGTTTACTGGCCGGAACTGAGACTTTTCAGCAATGCCAATATGCTGATTTCATCACTGTTGAAATGAACCTGGAAACTGGAAATATGACTCTAAATTGAGGAATGAAACAAATTGCATTTACATTTGCATGCATGTAGTAATTGCCAGCACCGAACTTCTGTCAAATTCGGCAAGTGGATAAAATAAACCGCTGTTCATGGGGGTGGGGTAACAGTTTTTTAAACCGAGAAGATAGCAATGCCAGTAGTTATTTATGGACCAGCTACTTAATTTACTGGAACATGGCTCTTGCCTCTTGGCTTGGGTAGAAATAGACACTGTGCCCATTGCCTTGCTGAGAATGTATTGATGTTATGTGCGCCCACGTATTCAACAACTGTTCTCCCTCATCGTTTCACGAATTGATTCATGACGCGAGAGCTTTGTCAATTTAATTTTAGAGTTTAGTCATTCACCAACGGGTATTTACTATCACTATTGTGTTCGTTGAAACTTGAAAACAAACAGTACAACACCAGTGCCAACTTAATCAAGTAGAAATTATAGCAAGAGGTCCAACAAAAACGGGGACTCCTACCACACAGGATCCTCAGTACTATTTTTTCTGTGACAATTCAGTGTGATTTCTATATTTATGTCAAATG encodes:
- the LOC113741630 gene encoding photosynthetic NDH subunit of subcomplex B 3, chloroplastic isoform X5, which gives rise to MGILELNSGARLAASFSVSSHSLKSSNFFPAPTNARTCARFQGADKQHLNLNLSKGKIRAVGSSAPDSQSAETSTTSHEPPAVNFAFVSARPLLNCGGGGTCGTCIVEVVEGRELLSPRTEKEKEKLKRVSFLSLTIITSPRRNPRNWRLACQTTVGKPDSTGLVVIQQLPEWKMHEWNYGKQPPPEDASCYFL
- the LOC113741630 gene encoding uncharacterized protein isoform X6, which gives rise to MGILELNSGARLAASFSVSSHSLKSSNFFPAPTNARTCARFQGADKQHLNLNLSKGKIRAVGSSAPDSQSAETSTTSHEPPAVNFAFVSVVEGRELLSPRTEKEKEKLKRVSFLSLTIITSPRRNPRNWRLACQTTVGKPDSTGLVVIQQLPEWKMHEWNYGKQPPPEDASCYFL
- the LOC113741630 gene encoding photosynthetic NDH subunit of subcomplex B 3, chloroplastic isoform X3, with protein sequence MGILELNSGARLAASFSVSSHSLKSSNFFPAPTNARTCARFQGADKQHLNLNLSKGKIRAVGSSAPDSQSAETSTTSHEPPAVNFAFVSSVLLPDGTPDVHFRKACGGQKLRDIMLDSNVELYGPYVVEGRELLSPRTEKEKEKLKRVSFLSLTIITSPRRNPRNWRLACQTTVGKPDSTGLVVIQQLPEWKMHEWNYGKQPPPEDASCYFL
- the LOC113741630 gene encoding photosynthetic NDH subunit of subcomplex B 3, chloroplastic isoform X4, with the translated sequence MGILELNSGARLAASFSVSSHSLKSSNFFPAPTNARTCARFQGADKQHLNLNLSKGKIRAVGSSAPDSQSAETSTTSHEPPAVNFAFVSSVLLPDGTPDVHFRKACGGQKLRDIMLDSNVELYGPYVVEGRELLSPRTEKEKEKLKRNPRNWRLACQTTVGKPDSTGLVVIQQLPEWKMHEWNYGKQPPPEDASCYFL
- the LOC113741630 gene encoding photosynthetic NDH subunit of subcomplex B 3, chloroplastic isoform X1, which codes for MGILELNSGARLAASFSVSSHSLKSSNFFPAPTNARTCARFQGADKQHLNLNLSKGKIRAVGSSAPDSQSAETSTTSHEPPAVNFAFVSSVLLPDGTPDVHFRKACGGQKLRDIMLDSNVELYGPYARPLLNCGGGGTCGTCIVEVVEGRELLSPRTEKEKEKLKRVSFLSLTIITSPRRNPRNWRLACQTTVGKPDSTGLVVIQQLPEWKMHEWNYGKQPPPEDASCYFL
- the LOC113741630 gene encoding photosynthetic NDH subunit of subcomplex B 3, chloroplastic isoform X2 — its product is MGILELNSGARLAASFSVSSHSLKSSNFFPAPTNARTCARFQGADKQHLNLNLSKGKIRAVGSSAPDSQSAETSTTSHEPPAVNFAFVSSVLLPDGTPDVHFRKACGGQKLRDIMLDSNVELYGPYARPLLNCGGGGTCGTCIVEVVEGRELLSPRTEKEKEKLKRNPRNWRLACQTTVGKPDSTGLVVIQQLPEWKMHEWNYGKQPPPEDASCYFL
- the LOC140005891 gene encoding aquaporin TIP2-1-like, with translation MAGIAFGRFDDSFSVGSLKAYLAEFISTLVFVFAGVGSAMAYNKLTSDAALDPSGLVAVAVCHGFALFVAVAIAANISGGHVNPAVTFGLALGGQITILTGLLYWIAQLLGAIVASYLLKVVTGGLAIPIHSVAAGVGALQGVVMEIITTFALVYTVYATAADPKRGSLGVIAPIAIGFIVGANILAAGPFSGGSMNPARSFGPAVASGNFSGNWIYWVGPLIGGGLAGVIYGYVFMQHDHAPLVSVV